Proteins encoded in a region of the Vitis riparia cultivar Riparia Gloire de Montpellier isolate 1030 chromosome 7, EGFV_Vit.rip_1.0, whole genome shotgun sequence genome:
- the LOC117919200 gene encoding cell wall protein RBR3, with translation MDSGNSGSMQSSSGGDEEYDSRAESISAFLNPPGHVGPMPNPPQPPPPPPHHHHHHHTHSSSMFDPLSNYFDPLSRSPTQLQNPNSLLNLDMVWSKTLRSDPNCTEIGGILASSSSTPPFSGAQGQIRATFPSSLPSMPFPPAPENAARATASASNDQTNVARNPKKRSRASRRAPTTVLTTDTTNFRAMVQEFTGIPAQPFTSSPFPRSRLDLFGTASTMRSGHLDHAPPSYLLRPFAQKLQPPPFASPRPSSSSSFSSSSMVDAIASTTNITSGSASNTSSNSTSINYQLPSDLGLVKQPQNLLNMNVQNPILSIQSFLQTPLKYPHPNSAIMGSKPQGSLEIPSTDSHIKMGGLEDFGLSHGHVNTHLSGLPNLVSSDRTASRSDNNPPSWNDGLGSSGGDHGQLGPLNGNYNNSQRVTNGKMNYSASSSDFHGDKVPENVSTRSEGMVESWICSSD, from the coding sequence ATGGATTCTGGGAATAGTGGGAGTATGCAGTCTTCAAGTGGTGGTGACGAAGAGTACGATTCACGCGCCGAATCGATCTCAGCCTTCTTGAACCCACCAGGCCATGTTGGTCCCATGCCTAACCCACCacagccaccaccaccaccacctcaccaccaccaccaccaccacaccCACTCCTCATCTATGTTCGACCCACTTTCGAACTACTTCGATCCCTTGTCACGATCACCAACCCAACTACAAAACCCAAATTCCCTACTGAATCTCGACATGGTCTGgtccaaaaccctaagatctgACCCCAATTGCACCGAGATCGGTGGGATACTGGCCTCATCGTCGTCCACCCCACCTTTTTCCGGCGCCCAAGGACAAATCCGTGCCACCTTTCCGAGTTCGTTACCGTCGATGCCGTTTCCTCCAGCTCCGGAAAATGCTGCTCGAGCTACAGCTTCAGCTTCAAATGATCAAACCAACGTAGCACGTAACCCCAAGAAACGATCAAGAGCTTCCCGGCGTGCACCTACTACTGTGCTCACCACAGACACCACCAATTTCCGGGCCATGGTTCAGGAGTTCACTGGGATTCCTGCTCAACCCTTCACATCTTCGCCTTTCCCAAGAAGCAGGCTTGATCTGTTTGGTACAGCTTCTACTATGAGATCAGGCCATTTGGATCATGCACCACCTTCATACCTTTTGAGACCCTTTGCTCAAAAACTTCAGCCACCCCCATTTGCTTCTCCCCGTccctcttcatcttcttcattctCTTCCTCTTCCATGGTTGATGCTATAGCTTCTACTACTAACATCACTTCTGGTTCAGCTAGCAATACTTCTTCTAATTCAACTTCCATTAACTACCAACTACCTTCAGATTTAGGCCTTGTGAAGCAGCCCCAGAATCTACTGAACATGAACGTGCAGAACCCAATTCTCTCAATCCAGTCTTTCCTTCAGACCCCACTTAAATACCCACATCCCAATTCAGCCATTATGGGCTCAAAACCACAAGGCTCTCTGGAAATTCCATCAACAGATTCACATATCAAAATGGGTGGTTTGGAGGACTTTGGTTTGAGCCATGGCCATGTGAATACACACCTCAGTGGCCTCCCCAACTTGGTATCATCGGATCGAACAGCGTCGAGAAGCGATAATAATCCTCCCAGCTGGAACGACGGATTGGGATCAAGTGGTGGAGATCATGGCCAGTTGGGGCCTCTCAATGGGAATTATAATAATTCGCAGCGGGTCACTAATGGCAAAATGAACTACTCGGCTTCCTCATCGGATTTTCACGGCGACAAGGTGCCGGAGAATGTTTCTACAAGAAGTGAAGGTATGGTGGAATCGTGGATTTGTTCTTCAGATTAG